In Streptomyces durocortorensis, a genomic segment contains:
- a CDS encoding phosphatidate cytidylyltransferase produces the protein MNDSSWGAPQGAGYWGTPEMRAAPAGPAHDVHDAQQTRPMPNVPDVPDAGRDAADRADRDRDAAHVSGPLFRDEMPQEPMSTPLPPPPQKKRAGRDLRAAIGVGVGLGAVIVASLFIVKAVFIGVIAVAVVVGLWELTSRLQERKGIKAPLVPLAVGGAAMVIAGYVRGPEGAWVAMALTALAVLVWRMTEPPEGYLKDVTAGVFAAFYVPFLATFVALLLTADDGPWRVLTFLVLTVVSDTGAYAVGWRFGKHKLAPRISPGKTREGLLGAVAFAMAAGALCMEFLIDGGAWWQGLLLGLAVAASATLGDLGESMIKRDLGIKDMGTLLPGHGGIMDRLDSLLPTAPVVWLLMVLFVGSG, from the coding sequence ATGAACGACTCTTCCTGGGGCGCCCCGCAAGGAGCGGGTTACTGGGGCACGCCCGAGATGAGGGCTGCCCCGGCGGGTCCTGCCCACGATGTGCATGACGCCCAGCAGACTCGGCCCATGCCCAACGTGCCGGACGTTCCCGACGCAGGTAGAGACGCAGCCGACCGCGCCGACCGGGACAGGGATGCCGCTCACGTCAGCGGCCCCCTGTTCCGTGACGAGATGCCGCAGGAGCCCATGTCCACCCCGCTGCCGCCCCCGCCGCAGAAGAAGCGCGCGGGGCGTGATCTGCGCGCCGCCATAGGAGTGGGCGTGGGTCTCGGTGCCGTCATCGTCGCCTCGCTGTTCATCGTGAAGGCCGTCTTCATCGGCGTGATAGCGGTCGCCGTCGTCGTCGGCCTCTGGGAGCTCACCTCCCGTCTCCAGGAGCGCAAAGGCATCAAGGCGCCCCTGGTTCCGCTGGCCGTCGGCGGCGCCGCGATGGTCATCGCCGGTTATGTCCGGGGCCCTGAGGGGGCCTGGGTCGCCATGGCCCTCACCGCCCTCGCGGTGCTGGTCTGGCGGATGACCGAACCGCCGGAGGGATATCTCAAGGACGTCACCGCCGGGGTCTTCGCGGCGTTCTACGTCCCCTTCCTGGCCACCTTCGTCGCCCTGCTGCTGACGGCGGACGACGGGCCGTGGCGGGTCCTCACCTTCCTCGTCCTCACCGTGGTCAGCGACACCGGGGCGTACGCCGTCGGCTGGCGCTTCGGCAAGCACAAGCTCGCCCCCCGCATCAGCCCCGGCAAGACCCGCGAGGGCCTGCTCGGCGCGGTCGCCTTCGCGATGGCCGCCGGTGCGCTGTGCATGGAGTTCCTGATCGACGGCGGCGCCTGGTGGCAGGGGCTGCTGCTCGGCCTCGCGGTCGCGGCCAGCGCCACCCTCGGTGACCTGGGCGAATCCATGATCAAGCGGGACCTCGGCATCAAGGACATGGGTACCCTGCTCCCCGGCCACGGCGGCATCATGGACCGGCTGGACTCGCTGCTGCCCACCGCGCCGGTGGTGTGGCTGCTGATGGTGCTGTTCGTCGGCTCCGGCTGA
- the rlmN gene encoding 23S rRNA (adenine(2503)-C(2))-methyltransferase RlmN, with amino-acid sequence MPKPGELTFVAPRGAKKPPRHLADLTPAERKEAVAETGEKPFRAQQLSQHYFARYAHDPAQWTNIPAGSREKLAEALFPELMSVVRHISCDDDTTRKTLWKLHDGTLVESVLMRYPERVTMCISSQAGCGMNCPFCATGQAGLDRNLSTAEIVHQIVDGMRALRDGEVPGGPARLSNIVFMGMGEPLANYKRVVGAIRRLTDPEPDGLGLSQRGITVSTVGLVPAMLRFADEGFKCRLAVSLHAPDDELRDTLVPVNTRWKVREVLDAAWEYAEKSGRRISIEYALIRDINDQAWRGDLLGRLLKGKRVHVNLIPLNPTPGSKWTASRPEDEKAFVEAIAAHGVPVTVRDTRGQEIDGACGQLAASER; translated from the coding sequence ATGCCTAAGCCCGGAGAACTCACTTTCGTCGCGCCCCGCGGAGCCAAGAAGCCCCCGCGGCACCTCGCCGACCTCACGCCCGCCGAGCGCAAGGAAGCGGTCGCCGAGACCGGCGAGAAGCCGTTCCGCGCCCAGCAGCTCTCGCAGCACTACTTCGCGCGGTATGCGCACGACCCGGCCCAGTGGACCAACATTCCCGCCGGGTCCCGGGAGAAGCTCGCCGAGGCGCTGTTCCCCGAGCTGATGTCCGTGGTCCGCCACATCAGCTGCGACGACGACACCACCCGCAAGACCCTGTGGAAGCTGCACGACGGCACGCTCGTCGAGTCCGTCCTGATGCGCTACCCGGAGCGCGTCACGATGTGCATCTCCTCGCAGGCGGGCTGCGGGATGAACTGCCCCTTCTGCGCCACCGGGCAGGCCGGGCTCGACCGCAATCTGTCCACCGCCGAGATCGTGCACCAGATCGTCGACGGCATGCGCGCCCTGCGCGACGGCGAGGTGCCGGGCGGCCCCGCCCGGCTGTCCAACATCGTCTTCATGGGCATGGGCGAGCCGCTCGCCAACTACAAGCGGGTCGTCGGTGCCATCCGCCGGCTCACCGACCCCGAGCCGGACGGCCTCGGCCTCTCGCAGCGCGGGATCACCGTCTCCACCGTGGGCCTCGTCCCGGCGATGCTGCGCTTCGCCGACGAGGGCTTCAAGTGCCGCCTGGCCGTCTCGCTGCACGCCCCGGACGACGAGCTGCGCGACACCCTGGTCCCCGTCAACACCCGGTGGAAGGTCCGCGAGGTCCTGGACGCCGCGTGGGAGTACGCGGAGAAGTCGGGCCGCCGCATCTCCATCGAGTACGCCCTGATCCGGGACATCAACGACCAGGCCTGGCGCGGTGACCTGCTCGGCAGGCTCCTCAAGGGCAAGCGGGTCCACGTCAACCTCATCCCGCTCAACCCCACGCCCGGCTCCAAGTGGACCGCCTCGCGCCCCGAGGACGAGAAGGCGTTCGTCGAGGCCATCGCGGCCCACGGTGTGCCCGTCACCGTCCGGGACACCCGGGGCCAGGAGATCGACGGGGCCTGCGGGCAGCTGGCGGCCTCCGAGCGCTGA
- a CDS encoding thiamine ABC transporter substrate-binding protein, producing MNTTTKYAATALAAALGVTVLAGCGSDDGTAGSGASKGSGSKTVTLVSHDSFTVSDEVLKAFTKETGYTVEILKSGDAGAALNQEILTKGSPRGDVFFGVDNTLLSRALDNGLFTAYEAKGLDRVAKGTQQDEKHRVTPVDTGDICVNYDKQYFTDKKLAPPETFEDLLKPAYKNLLVTENAASSSPGLGFLLGTIASQGEDGYEAYWKKLKANGVKVVDGWEQAYNEEFSGSAGGKKTKADRPLVVSYASSPPVEVLYADPQPKEAPTGVATGTCFRQTEYAGLLTGAKNEEGGKALLDFMISKTFQEDMPLNMFVNPVVTDAELPELFTEFGETVEAPPTVTPEKIAANREQWIKSWQSLVLR from the coding sequence ATGAACACCACCACGAAGTACGCGGCGACCGCGCTCGCCGCCGCGCTCGGCGTCACCGTGCTCGCGGGCTGCGGCAGCGACGACGGTACGGCGGGCTCCGGCGCCTCCAAGGGCAGCGGTTCCAAGACCGTGACCCTGGTCAGCCATGACTCCTTCACCGTCTCGGACGAGGTGCTGAAGGCGTTCACCAAGGAGACCGGCTACACCGTCGAGATCCTCAAGAGCGGCGACGCAGGGGCCGCGCTCAACCAGGAGATCCTGACCAAGGGCTCCCCGCGCGGTGACGTCTTCTTCGGAGTCGACAACACCCTGCTCTCCCGCGCCCTCGACAACGGTCTCTTCACCGCGTATGAGGCCAAGGGCCTGGACCGGGTCGCCAAGGGCACCCAGCAGGACGAGAAGCACCGGGTGACGCCGGTTGATACCGGTGACATCTGCGTCAACTATGACAAGCAGTACTTCACGGACAAGAAGCTCGCGCCGCCGGAGACCTTCGAGGACCTGCTGAAGCCCGCGTACAAGAACCTCCTGGTGACCGAGAACGCGGCCAGTTCCTCGCCCGGTCTCGGCTTCCTCCTCGGCACCATCGCCAGCCAGGGCGAGGACGGCTATGAGGCGTACTGGAAGAAGCTCAAGGCCAACGGCGTCAAGGTCGTCGACGGCTGGGAGCAGGCGTACAACGAGGAGTTCTCCGGCTCCGCGGGCGGCAAGAAGACCAAGGCGGACCGGCCGCTCGTCGTCTCCTACGCCTCCAGCCCGCCCGTCGAGGTCCTCTACGCCGACCCGCAGCCGAAGGAGGCCCCCACCGGGGTCGCGACCGGCACCTGCTTCCGGCAGACCGAGTACGCCGGGCTGCTGACCGGGGCGAAGAACGAGGAGGGCGGCAAGGCGCTGCTGGACTTCATGATCAGCAAGACGTTCCAGGAGGACATGCCGCTGAACATGTTCGTGAACCCCGTCGTGACGGACGCGGAGCTGCCCGAGCTGTTCACGGAGTTCGGCGAGACCGTCGAAGCGCCCCCCACCGTCACGCCCGAGAAGATCGCCGCCAACCGTGAGCAGTGGATCAAGTCGTGGCAGTCGCTCGTCCTGAGGTAG